One part of the Aurantibacillus circumpalustris genome encodes these proteins:
- a CDS encoding M20/M25/M40 family metallo-hydrolase, with the protein MKKTFIFIITFFVLYFTASSQNKDSLTLRKIYDHYLTKSLCYSNLEYLTTKIGGRLSGSPQAEQAVQWAKKAMYAAGADTVILQPCMVPHWVRGQEEQCSFNSPKLKSETTLKCTALGSSVDTGPKGINAEVIEVQSFEDLEKLGEKNIKGKIVFYNVFFDQRKIRSGSAYGETVKFRAKGASYAAKYGALGCLVRSMTSVADDEPHTGNMYYDTTLSKIKIPAVALSYKAAEILHETLLKDPKLLLYLETHCQTLPDEPSFNVVGQINGTQKSNEFIIAGGHLDSWDNGQGAHDDGTGVVQCIEILSAFKQLGIKPKHNIRAVAFMNEENGLAGGTAYAKFAKEKNEKHLAALEADAGGYTPRGFLIDTTNGLYNLAVKWESLFHPYLVDRFEPEGGGADLIALEKLGVPCIGFEPDTQRYFDIHHTAADTFDKVNKRELELSGAAIASLLFLIDSYY; encoded by the coding sequence ATGAAAAAAACTTTTATTTTTATTATTACGTTTTTTGTTTTGTATTTCACTGCCTCTTCGCAAAACAAAGATTCACTTACCCTCAGGAAAATTTACGATCACTACTTAACCAAAAGTCTTTGTTATTCAAACCTTGAATACCTCACAACAAAAATTGGTGGGCGTTTAAGTGGCAGTCCGCAAGCAGAACAAGCCGTTCAATGGGCAAAAAAAGCCATGTACGCCGCAGGCGCTGACACCGTTATTCTTCAACCCTGTATGGTGCCCCATTGGGTGCGCGGACAAGAAGAACAATGCTCATTTAATTCCCCGAAATTAAAATCAGAAACCACTTTAAAATGTACTGCTCTGGGAAGTTCCGTTGACACTGGCCCTAAGGGAATAAATGCAGAAGTAATAGAAGTCCAAAGCTTTGAAGATTTGGAAAAATTGGGTGAAAAAAATATTAAAGGAAAAATTGTTTTTTACAATGTGTTTTTTGATCAAAGAAAAATTCGCAGCGGAAGTGCTTATGGAGAAACCGTTAAATTCCGTGCAAAAGGAGCCAGCTATGCCGCAAAATATGGTGCTTTGGGTTGTCTTGTAAGAAGCATGACTTCTGTAGCCGATGATGAACCACATACGGGAAACATGTATTACGACACAACACTTTCCAAAATAAAAATTCCTGCTGTTGCTTTGAGTTACAAGGCCGCTGAAATACTTCATGAAACTCTTTTAAAGGATCCGAAACTTTTATTGTATTTAGAAACACATTGTCAAACATTACCCGACGAACCTTCTTTTAATGTTGTGGGACAAATTAACGGAACTCAAAAATCAAATGAATTTATTATTGCTGGCGGTCATTTAGATAGTTGGGATAATGGACAAGGCGCGCACGATGATGGTACTGGAGTTGTGCAATGCATTGAAATTTTATCGGCATTTAAACAATTGGGCATTAAACCAAAACACAACATAAGAGCCGTTGCTTTTATGAACGAAGAAAACGGTTTAGCTGGAGGTACTGCTTATGCTAAATTCGCTAAAGAAAAAAACGAAAAACATTTGGCCGCGCTTGAAGCCGATGCCGGCGGTTATACACCAAGAGGTTTTTTAATCGACACGACAAATGGTTTGTATAATCTTGCAGTAAAATGGGAATCTTTATTTCATCCTTATTTAGTTGATCGCTTTGAACCTGAAGGTGGCGGAGCGGATTTAATCGCCCTTGAAAAACTGGGTGTACCCTGCATTGGCTTTGAACCAGATACACAACGCTATTTTGACATTCATCACACAGCAGCCGATACCTTTGATAAAGTAAACAAACGTGAATTAGAATTAAGTGGGGCAGCGATTGCTTCTTTGCTTTTTTTGATTGATTCTTATTATTGA
- a CDS encoding Crp/Fnr family transcriptional regulator — protein sequence MSELEIYISSYFGVEQKDLQTLSSLFKTEQIKKGDYFLKTGKSCDKLSFIKSGYLRIYVDKEKKEITQWISSQGYFVTDLSSLVFDSPARWNIQALSDVELYTIEKHNYKKIGTLISKWHELEKLFIAKCFSMLEDRIFSHLSMTAEERYLFFYEKNKELFNQVPLQYLASMLGMTPETISRIRKKTLS from the coding sequence ATGTCAGAGTTAGAAATATACATAAGTTCGTATTTTGGCGTTGAACAAAAAGACCTCCAAACATTAAGTTCCCTGTTTAAAACCGAACAAATAAAAAAAGGAGATTATTTTTTAAAAACGGGGAAGTCGTGTGATAAACTAAGCTTCATTAAGTCTGGCTATTTACGCATATACGTTGACAAAGAAAAAAAAGAAATCACACAATGGATTTCAAGCCAGGGCTATTTCGTAACAGATCTTTCCTCCTTAGTTTTTGATTCCCCTGCCAGATGGAACATTCAAGCTTTATCAGATGTCGAATTATATACCATTGAAAAACACAATTACAAAAAGATAGGCACATTAATAAGTAAGTGGCACGAATTAGAAAAACTTTTTATTGCCAAATGTTTTTCGATGTTAGAAGACAGAATTTTCAGTCACCTTTCTATGACTGCGGAAGAACGTTATTTGTTTTTTTATGAAAAGAACAAAGAACTTTTTAATCAAGTCCCTCTCCAATACTTGGCTTCTATGCTTGGCATGACACCAGAAACGATAAGCAGAATTCGAAAAAAGACCCTGAGTTAA
- a CDS encoding KUP/HAK/KT family potassium transporter codes for MSDTQLNRKKISIGGLLISLGIIYGAIGTSPLYVMSAVFRDTVINAEVVKGCLSAIFWTLSIQATVKYIILTLRADNIGEGGIFSLYALVRRTKFKWLLVPAVIGGSALLADGVITPSISISAALEGLRFYNPDVKTVPMVIGILFVLFFLQQFGSGFMWKPFGPYMTLWFLTLGILGVYQLQNNWSVLACLNPYYAFHLLITHPFGFTLFGAIFLCTTGAETIYSDMGHSNKKNIRASWAFVKTMLLLNYFGQGAWLIAQEGRTLQSFRGGNPFYLSMPESFIPYGIAMAVIATIVASQALISGSFTIINEVIRLNLWPKMRIKHPSLLKGQLYIPSINWILMFGCIGVVLYFKESKNMQHAYGLAIALTMLMTTTLLNFYMHMKRYNKYFIYLIITYFLLLELSFFIANMSKFTHGGWITLLIALILIFVMTIWHLAKKIRKRYVEMVRLEDHQQKLIDLSHDNSLTKYATHLVYMTSANNPEEIEAKIIYSILQKRPKRADIYWFLHVDVVDEPYRMEYKVKHVAVDDIIRVDFRLGFRVAPKINLLFRKVVEDLVKNKEVDITSRYQSLNKNNVIGDFKFVVVEKFLSYDNDLPAFEKLVLNIYFIMKHFSMSEAKAFGLDSSSVKIEHFPMVISQPKDLSMRRIN; via the coding sequence ATGTCTGACACACAGCTAAACAGAAAAAAAATAAGTATTGGCGGTTTATTAATCTCACTCGGTATTATTTACGGAGCTATTGGCACATCGCCTTTATACGTAATGAGTGCTGTCTTTCGAGATACCGTCATTAACGCCGAAGTAGTAAAAGGTTGTCTTTCTGCTATTTTCTGGACACTCAGCATTCAAGCAACTGTTAAATATATTATTCTCACGCTTCGCGCAGATAATATTGGTGAAGGAGGGATTTTTTCTCTTTATGCGCTTGTAAGAAGAACAAAATTTAAATGGTTATTAGTTCCTGCAGTTATTGGTGGAAGTGCGCTGCTGGCAGATGGTGTCATTACACCTTCTATTTCTATTTCAGCTGCGCTAGAAGGATTACGCTTTTATAATCCCGATGTTAAAACTGTGCCAATGGTAATTGGAATTTTATTTGTTCTCTTTTTTCTTCAACAATTCGGCAGCGGTTTTATGTGGAAACCTTTCGGTCCGTATATGACTCTGTGGTTCTTAACACTTGGTATTCTTGGTGTTTATCAATTACAAAATAATTGGTCGGTACTTGCCTGCCTCAATCCCTACTACGCCTTTCATCTGCTTATTACACATCCTTTCGGGTTTACTTTGTTTGGTGCCATTTTTCTCTGTACGACAGGAGCAGAAACCATTTATTCAGACATGGGGCATTCTAACAAAAAAAACATTCGTGCTTCTTGGGCCTTTGTAAAAACAATGCTACTCTTGAATTATTTTGGACAAGGTGCCTGGTTGATTGCTCAAGAGGGCAGAACCTTGCAATCGTTTAGAGGTGGTAATCCTTTTTATTTGAGTATGCCCGAGAGTTTTATTCCCTACGGAATCGCCATGGCTGTTATTGCAACCATTGTAGCATCGCAAGCTTTAATAAGCGGATCGTTTACCATTATTAATGAAGTCATTCGTTTAAATCTCTGGCCAAAAATGCGAATAAAACACCCTTCACTCTTAAAAGGGCAATTGTATATTCCATCTATTAACTGGATTCTCATGTTCGGTTGTATTGGCGTTGTATTGTATTTTAAAGAATCTAAAAATATGCAACATGCTTATGGACTAGCTATAGCTTTAACCATGTTAATGACAACGACATTGCTCAATTTCTACATGCATATGAAGCGTTATAACAAATATTTTATTTATTTAATTATAACCTATTTTCTTCTTCTTGAACTTTCCTTTTTTATTGCAAACATGAGCAAGTTTACGCACGGTGGTTGGATTACACTTTTAATTGCTTTGATACTCATTTTTGTAATGACCATTTGGCACCTTGCGAAAAAAATCCGTAAACGCTATGTAGAAATGGTTCGGCTGGAAGATCATCAACAAAAATTAATTGATCTGAGCCACGATAATTCTCTTACAAAATATGCGACTCATTTAGTGTATATGACTAGTGCAAATAATCCAGAGGAAATCGAAGCAAAAATTATTTATTCCATTTTACAAAAACGTCCTAAGCGCGCGGATATTTATTGGTTCTTACATGTGGATGTTGTAGATGAGCCTTACCGCATGGAATACAAAGTGAAACATGTGGCGGTTGACGATATTATTCGTGTAGATTTTAGACTTGGGTTTCGTGTTGCTCCTAAAATAAATTTACTTTTTAGAAAAGTTGTGGAAGACTTGGTGAAAAATAAAGAGGTAGATATCACAAGTCGCTACCAATCCTTAAATAAAAACAATGTGATTGGTGATTTTAAATTTGTTGTAGTAGAAAAATTTCTTTCATACGATAATGATCTTCCTGCCTTTGAAAAACTGGTCTTGAATATTTATTTCATTATGAAACATTTCAGTATGAGTGAGGCCAAAGCTTTTGGATTAGATTCCAGCTCCGTGAAGATTGAACATTTTCCAATGGTGATTAGTCAACCGAAAGATTTGTCGATGCGACGTATCAACTAA
- a CDS encoding DUF721 domain-containing protein gives MAKKNNLIKLGDAINQLFKQEKLDVKISQFSVKNGWKDIVGDMIANSTTEIFFNEKIIFITLSSAALKHELTFRREELVNSINKFCGYKLVDQIVIR, from the coding sequence ATGGCAAAAAAAAACAATCTTATTAAACTTGGTGATGCCATTAATCAGCTCTTCAAACAAGAAAAGTTGGATGTAAAAATTTCCCAGTTTTCTGTAAAAAATGGGTGGAAAGATATTGTTGGCGATATGATTGCAAACAGTACCACCGAAATTTTCTTTAATGAAAAAATTATTTTTATTACTTTGAGTTCAGCTGCTCTAAAGCACGAATTGACTTTTAGACGAGAAGAATTAGTAAACAGCATTAATAAATTTTGCGGGTATAAATTAGTTGATCAAATCGTTATCAGATGA
- a CDS encoding SRPBCC domain-containing protein, producing the protein MAKEIKTEILILASPEKVWNILTDFKIYPNWNPFIKFISGDPKAYRSINVTIQPPEKKAMKFSPKVLVYNLNKEFRWKGHFIIPGIFDGEHIFELINNKNGSTTFIQREVFGGILVPLLTKMLDVNTKNGFNLMNEKLKEQAESTKF; encoded by the coding sequence ATGGCAAAAGAAATTAAAACAGAAATTCTTATCCTAGCTTCTCCTGAAAAAGTATGGAACATTCTTACAGATTTTAAAATTTATCCGAATTGGAACCCTTTTATTAAGTTTATCAGTGGTGATCCAAAGGCATATCGTTCCATCAATGTCACGATTCAACCACCAGAAAAAAAAGCAATGAAATTCAGTCCAAAAGTTCTTGTGTATAACCTTAACAAAGAATTTCGCTGGAAAGGGCATTTTATTATTCCTGGCATTTTTGATGGGGAACATATTTTTGAATTAATAAACAACAAAAACGGGAGCACCACTTTTATTCAACGTGAGGTATTTGGTGGAATACTTGTGCCTTTATTAACCAAAATGTTGGATGTAAATACCAAAAATGGCTTCAATCTTATGAATGAAAAGCTAAAGGAACAGGCGGAAAGCACTAAGTTTTAA
- a CDS encoding glycine-rich protein — MKRKIYKLLSSTKQGLFALAFTVFSVAAYSQATYTFNFTGSTQTLLAQAGNYDIEMWGANGGGSQGGKGGYSKGTLTLSSATTIYVVVGGTGGTGGIPADINGGYNGGGPRPNPGGATRGSGGGATHVATATGLLSTLSTNQSAVKIVAGGGGGGSNAGTGVGNGGGLSGQNSNGANPGLGGTQAAGGAAGTGASGSPGTFGQGGQSLDMAGAGGGGWYGGGAGGGSITGNTSNGGGGGSSYIGGVTSATTIMFGQTGFVTNPDVNGNGRVIITELCNITLSSLTSSSINAICNGNSATLTTNAVSNYSWSTGASTSSIVVSPVSNTVYSLTATSPSNCTTSAAITITVNGSLPVLTVANTASSSGGICPTQTVMLTANGALVHNWAGGAIPVTNGVVFSPTSAVSYTVSGVNGCGTTTAVTSVSVHPFPTVNPATSASTLCAGGSVTLTATGNATNYVWSGGAGGITNGVGFTPPLTATYTVIGTSALSCTAFATMPVTVYPTPVNVPTANPGLVCIGGSSTLSATGALSYTWSSATQTVNTANFIVTPVLGTTTYTITKANSSCVNTQVLSLQTNPLPTVFAIVTPTVVCALTPATLAIGGALTYTWTSPGPPTYTFTGSSPIVSPIAPSVYSVAASDGTCISTTTVFLNANPNPTITVSASTPTLCEGQTVNLNATGGINYNWTATGGGVFTGASIADTPTTATAYNVTGDNSFGCTSGASQVVLVYAKPNLTVTSNKALICSGGGATLTALGASTYSWDANANNVLTAIAVVNPIALTSSAIMYTVEGTNSSTGCKNTQTVAVSVFIPTLTISGSTNTCSGGLINLNGGNGVLGTYNWYTGSGTPITNQILQIPLTVASVFTLTANSNSVGLICPATQTIALGIYYNPTITAVPARTLICVKESVEITAAGGSSYAWDNTMTGPTITVSPNGTAANYTVTGTDDNGCSSTATVQVKISSCAGLNEFSHLNNGITIYPNPNDGKFTIQSTADLKLSLVNELGQLIRVINLSANNNYEVNISDLAKGIYFVSGQKDGLQIYQKIVVTK, encoded by the coding sequence ATGAAAAGAAAAATTTACAAATTATTATCAAGCACAAAACAAGGATTGTTTGCGCTCGCATTCACCGTATTTTCGGTTGCGGCCTATTCGCAAGCAACATACACTTTCAATTTTACAGGAAGTACACAAACCTTACTCGCACAGGCAGGTAATTATGACATAGAAATGTGGGGTGCCAATGGGGGAGGTTCTCAAGGAGGGAAAGGTGGATACTCAAAAGGGACGCTTACCCTTAGTTCTGCTACAACTATTTATGTTGTTGTTGGTGGGACGGGCGGTACCGGAGGTATCCCCGCTGACATTAACGGTGGGTACAACGGAGGAGGTCCCCGTCCAAATCCGGGTGGAGCCACACGAGGTTCTGGTGGTGGCGCAACGCATGTCGCTACAGCAACAGGGCTTTTAAGCACCTTATCCACAAATCAATCGGCCGTGAAAATTGTTGCCGGGGGCGGCGGCGGCGGTTCGAATGCTGGCACAGGAGTTGGTAACGGCGGCGGTTTATCAGGTCAAAATAGCAACGGAGCAAATCCGGGCTTAGGTGGGACCCAGGCAGCCGGAGGTGCGGCTGGAACAGGAGCAAGCGGTTCACCCGGCACTTTTGGACAAGGCGGCCAGTCCCTAGATATGGCTGGTGCCGGCGGCGGCGGCTGGTATGGCGGCGGTGCAGGTGGCGGGTCAATTACAGGCAATACTAGCAACGGTGGCGGTGGCGGTTCTTCCTATATTGGTGGAGTAACAAGTGCTACAACTATCATGTTTGGTCAAACCGGATTTGTTACCAATCCCGATGTTAATGGAAACGGAAGAGTTATAATAACAGAATTATGCAATATTACACTTTCAAGCTTAACGAGCAGTAGTATCAATGCTATTTGTAATGGTAATTCAGCTACTCTCACAACTAACGCGGTAAGTAATTACTCATGGAGCACAGGCGCAAGCACTTCTTCAATTGTTGTTTCTCCTGTGTCTAATACAGTTTATAGTTTAACCGCAACAAGTCCTTCTAATTGTACAACTTCTGCTGCAATTACAATAACCGTAAATGGATCTTTACCTGTTTTAACGGTTGCCAATACAGCCAGTTCAAGTGGAGGTATTTGTCCAACACAAACAGTTATGCTTACAGCAAATGGTGCTTTGGTTCACAATTGGGCAGGTGGAGCGATTCCTGTAACCAACGGAGTTGTATTTTCTCCCACTTCAGCAGTTAGTTATACTGTGAGTGGTGTGAATGGTTGTGGAACAACAACAGCAGTTACTTCTGTTTCTGTGCACCCTTTTCCAACAGTTAATCCTGCAACGAGCGCTTCTACTTTATGTGCAGGTGGTAGTGTAACGCTTACAGCAACTGGTAACGCAACCAATTATGTTTGGTCTGGCGGTGCTGGCGGTATCACTAACGGTGTGGGTTTCACACCTCCGTTAACGGCAACTTATACCGTTATTGGAACAAGTGCTTTAAGTTGTACAGCTTTTGCTACTATGCCGGTTACGGTTTATCCAACGCCGGTTAATGTACCTACCGCAAATCCCGGTTTAGTTTGTATTGGGGGTTCTTCTACCCTTTCTGCAACAGGAGCTCTTTCTTACACCTGGTCGAGTGCCACACAAACGGTAAACACAGCCAATTTTATTGTGACTCCGGTTTTGGGAACTACAACATATACCATTACTAAAGCAAATTCTTCATGTGTTAATACACAAGTACTTTCACTGCAAACGAATCCTTTACCAACTGTTTTTGCGATTGTAACTCCTACCGTAGTTTGTGCACTAACACCTGCAACGCTTGCCATTGGTGGTGCTCTAACTTATACGTGGACGTCTCCAGGACCTCCAACTTATACCTTTACCGGTTCTAGTCCTATTGTTAGTCCTATTGCGCCTTCAGTTTATTCAGTGGCTGCTTCTGATGGAACTTGTATTAGTACAACCACGGTGTTTTTAAATGCAAATCCAAATCCAACAATTACGGTTTCTGCGAGCACACCAACACTCTGTGAAGGTCAAACCGTTAACCTTAATGCTACTGGTGGAATTAATTATAACTGGACAGCTACCGGTGGTGGTGTTTTTACTGGAGCCAGTATTGCTGATACTCCAACAACTGCTACTGCTTATAATGTAACAGGTGATAATTCTTTTGGTTGTACCTCCGGTGCTAGTCAGGTTGTTTTAGTTTATGCAAAACCTAACTTAACGGTAACATCAAATAAAGCCTTGATCTGTTCTGGCGGTGGCGCCACTTTAACAGCTCTTGGAGCTAGCACATACAGTTGGGATGCAAATGCTAATAATGTTTTAACTGCTATTGCTGTTGTAAATCCAATTGCACTTACTTCAAGTGCTATTATGTATACCGTGGAAGGAACAAACTCCAGTACAGGTTGTAAAAACACTCAAACAGTTGCAGTAAGCGTATTTATTCCAACACTTACTATTAGTGGTAGCACAAACACTTGTTCTGGCGGACTAATTAATCTAAATGGAGGTAATGGCGTTTTGGGTACATACAACTGGTATACAGGTAGTGGGACTCCAATTACCAATCAAATTTTACAAATACCGCTTACTGTAGCATCTGTATTCACTCTTACTGCCAATAGCAATTCTGTTGGTTTAATTTGTCCTGCAACACAAACCATTGCTTTGGGTATTTATTACAATCCTACCATTACTGCTGTTCCTGCAAGAACGCTTATTTGTGTAAAAGAATCTGTTGAAATTACGGCAGCCGGAGGCTCAAGTTATGCTTGGGATAATACCATGACAGGGCCAACCATTACAGTGTCTCCAAACGGCACTGCTGCCAATTATACAGTAACAGGAACAGATGATAACGGTTGTAGCAGTACCGCAACGGTTCAAGTGAAAATATCAAGCTGCGCTGGATTAAATGAATTCAGTCATTTAAATAACGGAATAACCATTTATCCTAACCCTAACGATGGTAAGTTCACGATTCAAAGCACCGCTGATTTAAAATTGAGTTTGGTGAATGAGCTTGGTCAACTTATTAGAGTGATTAATTTGTCAGCTAACAATAATTATGAAGTGAACATCAGTGATCTTGCAAAAGGAATTTATTTTGTGAGTGGACAAAAAGATGGGCTTCAGATTTATCAAAAGATTGTGGTGACGAAATAA
- a CDS encoding YbhB/YbcL family Raf kinase inhibitor-like protein, whose protein sequence is MKKIVFLLSLCVLQINRASAQTFTLKSSDVGGQATQKQFFNGMGCSGQNISPQLSWENAPEGTTHFAVTMFDKDAPTGSGFWHWVIFNIPATVTELKSGAGEITKKLAPKEAIQSITDFGKPGYGGPCPPAGAPHQYLITVYALKSKIELDKNASPAMVGFYLNSNMLSKAAIVMYGKQ, encoded by the coding sequence ATGAAAAAAATAGTATTTCTTTTATCACTGTGCGTGTTACAAATAAATCGTGCTTCGGCTCAAACTTTCACGCTAAAGAGCAGTGATGTTGGCGGACAAGCTACTCAAAAACAGTTTTTTAATGGCATGGGTTGCAGTGGTCAAAACATTTCGCCGCAATTATCGTGGGAAAATGCTCCCGAAGGAACTACACATTTTGCGGTTACCATGTTTGATAAAGACGCACCAACAGGTAGTGGGTTTTGGCATTGGGTGATTTTTAACATCCCAGCAACTGTTACCGAATTAAAATCTGGCGCGGGTGAAATTACAAAAAAACTTGCTCCAAAGGAAGCGATACAAAGTATAACAGATTTTGGCAAGCCTGGTTACGGTGGACCTTGTCCTCCTGCTGGCGCGCCGCACCAATACCTAATTACTGTGTACGCCCTTAAAAGCAAAATTGAACTTGATAAAAATGCTTCTCCCGCTATGGTAGGCTTTTACCTGAATAGTAATATGTTAAGTAAAGCTGCTATCGTAATGTACGGAAAACAATAA
- a CDS encoding cation diffusion facilitator family transporter, whose protein sequence is MKAEQKVIKIIYLSIIGNTFLAIVKGVAGVFGNSYALIADAIESVSDIFSSLLLLFGIKYANKPADENHPYGHGRAEPLVTFLVVGFLVCSAVIIFYHSIHNIVTPHELPKPFTLIILGFIIIIKELFYRIVLKKAEQTHSSAIKADAWHHRSDAITSLAAFIGISIALFLGKGYEAADDWAALFAAVIILYNSYLIFRPALGEIMDEQVYDTLIQTIRDLSKNVEGVLDTEKCLIRKTGMKYHVDLHIIVAAHITVKEGHDIAHKLKDHLRKELEYLANVLIHVEPNQ, encoded by the coding sequence GTGAAAGCAGAGCAGAAAGTCATAAAAATTATATACCTCAGTATAATTGGTAACACGTTTCTGGCAATCGTGAAAGGTGTTGCCGGTGTTTTTGGAAACTCTTATGCTCTTATTGCGGATGCTATTGAATCTGTTTCAGATATTTTTTCTTCTCTTTTACTTTTGTTTGGAATAAAGTATGCAAACAAGCCGGCAGATGAGAATCATCCTTATGGTCATGGCAGAGCCGAACCCTTGGTGACATTTTTAGTTGTTGGTTTTTTAGTTTGTTCGGCGGTAATTATTTTTTACCACAGTATCCATAATATTGTCACACCGCACGAACTTCCAAAACCTTTTACACTTATTATACTCGGGTTTATAATTATTATTAAAGAATTGTTTTATCGCATTGTTTTAAAGAAAGCAGAACAAACGCATAGCTCTGCTATAAAAGCAGATGCATGGCATCACCGGAGCGATGCTATCACTTCGCTTGCTGCTTTTATAGGAATTTCAATTGCTTTGTTTTTAGGAAAGGGTTACGAGGCAGCTGATGATTGGGCAGCTCTGTTTGCGGCGGTAATTATTTTATACAACAGTTATTTGATTTTTCGTCCTGCATTGGGTGAAATTATGGATGAACAGGTATACGACACACTTATACAAACCATTCGTGATCTTTCAAAGAATGTGGAAGGTGTATTGGATACTGAGAAGTGTTTGATACGTAAAACGGGAATGAAATATCATGTAGATTTACATATAATAGTTGCCGCGCATATTACTGTGAAGGAAGGACACGATATTGCACACAAGTTAAAAGATCATCTTCGTAAAGAATTAGAGTATTTAGCAAACGTGTTAATACACGTTGAACCTAATCAGTAA
- a CDS encoding MBL fold metallo-hydrolase, which translates to MSLFITSLNSGSNGNCYYIGNEREAILVDAGISCREIEKRLLRLELSVKKIKAIFISHEHSDHIRGVQVLARKYQLPVYITQRTLISGRLQIEETLVNEFKAYQNVTIGQLTITPFPKFHDASDPHSFIVSGNGVNIGVLTDIGSVCKHVIDNFKLCHAVFLEANYDEKMLEEGDYPFYLKGRIRGGHGHLSNHQALELFTKHKANYLSHVLLSHLSKENNSPQLAEQLFQQHAGNTRVVVASRDSETEVFIIKANGKTEMPDKKIVVNEKRETLHLNKQISLF; encoded by the coding sequence ATGTCTTTGTTTATTACCTCGTTAAATTCTGGAAGCAATGGAAATTGTTACTACATAGGCAATGAGCGCGAAGCTATTTTAGTAGATGCTGGAATTTCTTGTCGTGAAATTGAAAAGCGCTTGTTGCGTTTGGAACTTTCTGTCAAAAAAATAAAAGCAATTTTTATTTCACACGAACATTCCGATCATATAAGAGGAGTGCAAGTACTAGCTCGCAAATACCAATTACCAGTTTACATCACTCAGCGAACTTTAATTTCAGGAAGACTTCAAATAGAAGAAACACTTGTAAACGAATTTAAAGCGTATCAAAACGTTACCATTGGTCAGCTCACAATTACTCCTTTTCCAAAATTTCACGACGCTTCCGATCCACATAGTTTTATTGTTTCGGGTAATGGCGTGAATATTGGCGTTTTAACAGACATTGGTTCTGTTTGCAAACATGTGATTGATAATTTTAAATTGTGCCATGCCGTTTTTCTCGAAGCCAATTACGATGAAAAAATGTTGGAAGAAGGAGATTATCCATTTTATCTTAAAGGACGAATTCGCGGCGGCCATGGCCATTTATCCAACCATCAGGCACTTGAGCTATTTACAAAACACAAGGCCAATTATTTGAGTCATGTTTTATTGTCTCATCTTTCAAAAGAGAACAATTCGCCGCAACTTGCCGAGCAATTGTTTCAACAACACGCTGGAAATACCAGAGTGGTAGTCGCTTCCCGAGATTCTGAAACAGAAGTGTTTATTATAAAGGCAAATGGTAAAACCGAAATGCCAGACAAAAAAATAGTTGTTAACGAAAAAAGAGAAACTTTACATCTTAACAAACAGATTTCTCTTTTTTAA